The following proteins come from a genomic window of Nautilia profundicola AmH:
- a CDS encoding AAA family ATPase — protein MIERVYLKEYVTFDEVELEFSEVELEFSKGLIVFTGPSGAGKSVLMRGILSIFGYFDLNAKLGEAIVDADIDLEKFGLEKDDILIFKQMKKNKNRFFINNQAVSRKIIREIADKFLNYLSLREIKEFENENILLLLDKMNDNKKHHQNLKTYNEKYNLFKSIQKELHTVLFLEKEAAEKKEFLKYELEKIEKIDPKHGEFEELMEIKKDLSKIEKIKEKVFEVERIFDFEYSVYELLEMSGLESEFFSNAMNELRIAIDKANEKADYLENVDIEEVLERLSNLQDLIRRYGSVEEALEYYEEKKKELEKLENLSFEKEDLEKKLELISKDLYSLADIISDERKKTAKKLNEKLNYYLEKLYMPKAEIVFNKTELNRLGIDNVEIIINEIDINTISTGEFNRLRVAMLASKLEYENQEMTLFLDEIDANLSGEESMSVAEVLKYLSSKYQIFAISHQPQLASKANKHFLVEKKDGKSMVRELNKNERIEEIARIIGGKEKSQKAIEYAKELLKENND, from the coding sequence ATGATTGAAAGGGTGTATTTAAAAGAATACGTAACGTTTGATGAGGTTGAGCTTGAGTTCAGTGAAGTGGAACTTGAATTCAGTAAAGGCCTTATAGTATTTACAGGTCCAAGCGGTGCGGGTAAATCCGTATTAATGAGGGGAATACTTTCGATTTTCGGTTATTTTGATTTAAACGCAAAACTTGGTGAGGCAATTGTTGATGCGGATATTGATTTAGAAAAGTTTGGTTTGGAAAAAGATGACATTCTGATATTTAAACAAATGAAAAAAAATAAAAACAGGTTTTTTATTAATAATCAGGCGGTGAGTAGAAAAATTATAAGAGAAATAGCTGATAAATTTTTAAATTATTTATCTTTACGAGAAATAAAAGAATTTGAAAACGAAAACATACTACTGCTTTTGGATAAAATGAATGATAATAAAAAACATCATCAAAACTTAAAAACGTATAATGAAAAATATAATTTATTTAAATCAATACAAAAAGAATTACACACAGTGCTTTTTTTGGAAAAAGAAGCTGCTGAAAAAAAAGAATTTTTGAAATACGAACTTGAAAAAATAGAAAAAATTGATCCGAAACATGGTGAATTTGAAGAGTTGATGGAAATAAAGAAAGATTTAAGCAAAATAGAAAAAATTAAGGAAAAAGTATTTGAAGTTGAGAGAATATTTGATTTTGAATACAGTGTATATGAATTGCTTGAAATGAGTGGACTTGAAAGTGAATTTTTCTCTAATGCTATGAATGAACTGAGAATTGCCATAGATAAAGCCAATGAAAAAGCAGACTATCTTGAAAATGTTGATATTGAAGAAGTGCTTGAGAGGCTTTCGAACCTTCAAGATTTAATTAGAAGGTATGGAAGTGTGGAAGAAGCGCTTGAATATTATGAAGAGAAGAAAAAAGAGCTTGAAAAGTTAGAAAATCTTAGTTTTGAAAAAGAAGATCTTGAAAAAAAACTTGAATTAATTTCAAAAGATTTATATAGTCTGGCCGATATTATAAGTGACGAAAGAAAAAAAACAGCAAAAAAATTAAATGAAAAACTCAATTATTATTTAGAAAAACTTTATATGCCTAAAGCTGAAATTGTTTTTAACAAAACTGAATTAAATAGATTGGGTATAGATAATGTTGAAATTATAATTAATGAAATTGATATAAATACCATTTCTACTGGAGAGTTTAACAGATTGAGAGTTGCAATGCTTGCAAGTAAACTTGAATACGAAAATCAGGAGATGACTCTGTTCTTAGACGAAATAGACGCTAATTTAAGTGGAGAGGAGAGCATGAGCGTTGCTGAAGTACTTAAATACCTCTCCAGTAAATATCAGATTTTCGCTATTTCACATCAGCCACAGCTTGCAAGTAAAGCGAATAAACATTTTTTAGTAGAAAAAAAAGATGGTAAGAGTATGGTTAGAGAACTTAATAAAAATGAAAGAATAGAAGAAATAGCAAGAATTATCGGCGGGAAAGAAAAATCACAAAAAGCCATAGAGTACGCTAAAGAGCTTTTAAAGGAAAACAATGATTAA
- a CDS encoding NAD(+)/NADH kinase, translating into MKAGFVLKPTVDNSLKNLFFKIKKIFEQKGIEVYIDMVSAKLIGILGMDFEKMCESVDFLVTLGGDGTLISVARRSYKFDKPILGINAGKLGFLTDINPDNIEEFLDKFLKGEYRVDERMVIEVEFQNTKLYAFNDVVISKDVISSMIHINVDTNESHLNRYYGDGLIISTPTGSTAYNLSAGGPVVYPLTESFILTPICPHSLTQRPLILPSHFEIELEVENNKAKLIIDGQEIFDMKGKIKIKKADNPAKLIHRLERNYFEVLREKLNWGDGK; encoded by the coding sequence GTGAAAGCGGGATTTGTTCTAAAGCCTACAGTTGACAATAGTTTAAAAAATCTGTTTTTTAAAATTAAAAAAATATTTGAACAAAAAGGCATTGAAGTTTATATTGATATGGTTTCCGCAAAACTTATAGGAATTCTTGGAATGGATTTTGAAAAAATGTGTGAAAGCGTTGATTTTTTAGTAACTTTAGGAGGTGACGGAACACTTATTTCGGTAGCGAGAAGAAGTTACAAGTTCGATAAGCCTATTTTAGGGATAAATGCCGGGAAACTTGGCTTTTTAACCGATATAAATCCCGATAATATTGAAGAGTTTTTAGATAAGTTTTTAAAGGGTGAATACAGGGTGGATGAGAGGATGGTAATTGAGGTTGAATTTCAAAATACAAAACTTTACGCATTTAACGATGTGGTAATAAGTAAAGATGTTATATCTTCTATGATACACATAAACGTAGATACCAATGAATCCCATTTAAACAGATATTACGGTGATGGACTGATAATTTCTACCCCTACGGGTTCAACGGCTTATAATCTCAGTGCGGGAGGGCCTGTAGTGTATCCTCTGACTGAGAGTTTTATTTTAACACCTATATGCCCTCATTCACTGACACAAAGACCGCTTATTCTTCCGAGCCATTTTGAGATCGAACTTGAAGTGGAAAACAATAAGGCCAAATTAATAATTGACGGGCAGGAAATATTCGATATGAAAGGCAAGATAAAAATTAAAAAAGCCGACAATCCCGCAAAACTTATACACAGGCTTGAGAGAAACTATTTTGAGGTACTTAGGGAAAAACTGAATTGGGGAGACGGGAAATAA
- a CDS encoding bacterioferritin → MDRKKSIELLNKAVAEELSAIHQYMYFHFILDDLGYDLLAGIFKKTAIDEMLHTEKFAERILFLGGEIEMKPAHEVEHIREPHKMLEWAMNSEEEAMEMYNDFAVECTQARDAGTKQIFESIIADEERHFEGFEQEFENLKKFGDRYLAQQAMERSKRMGINPAE, encoded by the coding sequence ATGGACAGAAAAAAATCAATAGAACTACTAAATAAAGCGGTCGCAGAAGAATTAAGCGCAATTCATCAGTATATGTACTTTCATTTTATTTTGGATGATCTGGGATATGATTTGCTTGCCGGAATATTTAAAAAAACAGCAATCGACGAAATGCTCCATACGGAAAAATTTGCTGAGAGAATTTTATTTTTAGGCGGAGAAATAGAAATGAAACCGGCACACGAGGTGGAACATATAAGAGAACCTCATAAAATGCTCGAATGGGCAATGAACAGCGAAGAAGAAGCAATGGAAATGTATAATGATTTCGCAGTAGAATGCACACAGGCAAGAGATGCGGGAACAAAACAAATATTCGAATCTATTATTGCAGATGAAGAAAGGCATTTCGAAGGTTTTGAGCAGGAGTTTGAAAATCTTAAAAAGTTCGGAGACAGATACCTTGCCCAGCAGGCGATGGAAAGAAGTAAAAGAATGGGAATTAATCCGGCAGAATAG
- a CDS encoding CHAD domain-containing protein, giving the protein MERLIKKYIKKQNAKTLHDLRIECRRKISLLQKDGFSDEGCEKILNASSKLRDTDVLLKICKNKKIKKFLKKRRKKLNKKFLKFLKQIEFKKIPAKEKIKIDLISCKKLLEKTFLNKNDKELHRLRLKIKACRYTNKDYEKEFKKIQDALGKAHDYYKCEKLCKKMNKDFLYAYVKKRKYILKAEKARKEILSILPD; this is encoded by the coding sequence GTGGAAAGACTCATAAAAAAATATATTAAAAAACAAAACGCCAAAACACTCCATGATTTAAGGATTGAATGCCGCAGAAAAATTTCTCTGCTTCAAAAAGATGGATTTAGTGATGAAGGGTGTGAGAAAATTTTAAATGCTTCTTCCAAACTCAGGGATACTGATGTTTTGCTTAAAATCTGTAAAAATAAAAAAATAAAAAAATTTCTTAAAAAAAGAAGAAAAAAATTAAATAAAAAATTTCTTAAATTTCTTAAACAAATTGAATTTAAAAAAATACCTGCGAAAGAAAAAATAAAAATTGATTTAATTTCCTGCAAAAAACTTTTAGAAAAAACGTTTTTAAATAAAAATGACAAAGAACTGCATCGCTTGAGACTGAAAATAAAAGCATGTAGATATACAAATAAAGATTATGAAAAAGAATTTAAGAAAATTCAGGATGCTTTAGGGAAAGCCCATGATTATTATAAATGTGAGAAATTGTGTAAAAAAATGAATAAAGACTTTCTTTACGCATACGTGAAAAAAAGAAAGTATATTCTAAAAGCCGAAAAGGCAAGAAAAGAAATTTTATCTATTCTGCCGGATTAA
- a CDS encoding mechanosensitive ion channel family protein, which translates to MKEIIITILVVLLDFFYPLMSKKLKIFLFKKRKKLVYRLFYSRVNKIGIPLLLLINFNVITFWLKKWGVPYENIAFYINLFLIAWAFYEIFKYVVYTIISVKLARKANVRRELFLLVINLTKVFLVIVVFVLILSHLGVNLTAIITSLGIGGVIVGLAAKDTLSNFFDSIRLVSEDAFHQGDWIETKDFEGFVTEIGLTATQIRTFDNSLITIPNSVLANQWVKNWSRRIIGRRIKFWIKIKYTTDTQELNRVISEIRTMLEHHPQIVTDRKIASQLRKKMMKNTLFSIEDKYGVRKTLLVYLDEFDDYSMNILVYAFSITVDWEGWLKVKQDVLFKVLEIIKNSKLELAYPTSVIFHDERKNLWKDS; encoded by the coding sequence ATGAAAGAAATTATAATTACAATATTAGTTGTGTTATTAGATTTTTTTTACCCGTTGATGAGTAAAAAATTAAAAATCTTTCTTTTTAAAAAAAGAAAAAAATTAGTTTATAGACTTTTTTATTCACGGGTTAATAAAATTGGAATTCCTTTACTTTTATTAATAAATTTTAATGTCATAACATTTTGGCTTAAAAAATGGGGTGTTCCATATGAAAATATAGCGTTTTATATTAATTTATTTCTGATAGCGTGGGCTTTTTATGAGATATTTAAATATGTGGTATATACAATAATTTCTGTAAAACTTGCAAGAAAAGCGAATGTCAGGAGAGAGCTGTTTTTATTGGTGATAAATTTAACAAAAGTTTTTTTGGTTATTGTAGTTTTTGTGCTCATACTTTCACATTTGGGTGTCAACCTAACGGCTATTATCACATCTTTGGGAATCGGTGGTGTAATCGTGGGGCTTGCGGCTAAAGATACCCTTAGCAACTTTTTCGATTCTATAAGGCTTGTGAGTGAAGACGCTTTCCATCAGGGAGACTGGATAGAAACAAAAGATTTTGAAGGTTTCGTAACCGAAATAGGGCTTACGGCCACTCAGATTAGAACGTTTGACAATTCCCTTATAACCATACCTAATTCAGTACTTGCAAACCAGTGGGTCAAAAACTGGTCAAGAAGAATCATAGGAAGACGTATTAAATTTTGGATAAAAATCAAATACACTACAGACACACAGGAACTCAACAGGGTTATTTCCGAGATAAGAACAATGCTCGAACACCACCCGCAAATTGTAACAGACCGTAAAATCGCTTCACAACTTAGAAAAAAAATGATGAAAAACACGCTTTTTTCCATTGAGGATAAATACGGGGTCAGAAAAACCCTACTTGTTTATTTAGATGAATTTGACGATTATTCGATGAATATACTTGTTTACGCGTTTTCTATTACGGTCGACTGGGAAGGGTGGCTTAAAGTTAAACAGGATGTTCTTTTTAAAGTACTTGAAATTATTAAAAACTCGAAACTCGAGCTTGCTTATCCTACAAGCGTTATATTCCATGACGAGAGGAAAAACCTGTGGAAAGACTCATAA
- the aspS gene encoding aspartate--tRNA ligase has protein sequence MRTHYCAEVNENLVGQKVELVGWVNSHRDHGGVIFIDLRDKSGIVQIVADPADSTKAHKVAEEIKDEYVLKVKGLVRLRGEGLENPKLKTGKIEVVAEEIIIENKSEVLPFQIGDKSVNEELRLKYRYLDLRDPNSLNTFILRSKVTKAIRDYFESNGFLDVETPILTKSTPEGARDYLVPSRIHPGEFYALPQSPQLFKQILMVAGFDRYYQIAKCFRDEDLRADRQPEFTQVDVEMSFVEEDDVIAAIEGMIKEAFKVAGVEVSLPIPRMTYAEAMEKYGSDKPDLRFDLPMVDVIDEFVDSNNEIFSTIAKDKKNNRFKALKVPGGDKFYSRKMLKELENFVRKFGAKGLAYIQVKEEGLKGPIVKFMSEESLNKMIDKLKPEVGDIIFFGAGDKKTVLDYMGRLRVKIANDMGLIDENEYKFTWIVDFPMFEKDDNGNPTPLHHPFTMPDMDTWDEEDFESIQSIAYDLVLNGYEIGGGSIRIHKEEIQEKVFKMLGIDEMEAKEKFGFLLDALKFGAPPHGGFALGLDRVIMLMTKTDNIRDVIAFPKTQKAQCLLTGAPGEVDKSQLKELHIRVKKPKADNE, from the coding sequence ATGAGAACTCATTATTGCGCCGAAGTTAATGAAAACTTAGTTGGTCAGAAAGTTGAGCTTGTAGGATGGGTTAACTCTCACAGGGACCACGGGGGTGTTATATTTATCGACCTCAGGGACAAAAGCGGAATCGTACAGATTGTTGCAGACCCGGCTGACAGCACAAAAGCCCATAAAGTTGCGGAAGAAATCAAAGACGAATATGTTTTAAAAGTAAAAGGTCTTGTTAGACTCAGAGGTGAAGGACTTGAAAACCCTAAACTTAAAACAGGAAAAATCGAAGTAGTTGCGGAAGAAATTATCATAGAAAACAAAAGTGAGGTTTTACCATTCCAAATCGGTGATAAAAGCGTAAATGAAGAACTTAGACTCAAATACAGATATTTAGACCTTAGAGATCCAAATAGCCTTAATACGTTTATTTTAAGAAGCAAAGTCACAAAAGCTATCAGGGACTATTTTGAAAGCAACGGATTTTTGGATGTTGAAACTCCGATTCTTACAAAATCGACACCTGAAGGTGCAAGAGACTACCTGGTACCGAGCAGAATCCATCCGGGTGAATTTTACGCACTTCCACAATCTCCTCAGCTTTTCAAACAGATTTTGATGGTGGCGGGATTTGACAGATATTATCAAATTGCAAAATGTTTCAGGGATGAAGACCTCAGAGCCGACAGACAGCCTGAATTTACACAGGTGGACGTTGAGATGAGCTTTGTTGAAGAAGACGATGTAATCGCGGCAATCGAAGGTATGATTAAAGAAGCGTTTAAAGTAGCTGGCGTTGAGGTGTCTCTTCCGATTCCGAGAATGACATACGCAGAAGCTATGGAAAAATACGGAAGCGACAAGCCTGATTTAAGATTCGATTTGCCTATGGTAGACGTAATTGATGAGTTTGTTGATTCAAACAATGAAATTTTCAGCACTATTGCTAAAGATAAGAAAAACAACAGATTCAAAGCGCTTAAAGTTCCGGGCGGAGATAAGTTCTACAGCAGAAAAATGTTAAAAGAACTTGAAAACTTCGTTAGAAAATTCGGCGCAAAAGGTCTTGCATACATTCAAGTTAAAGAAGAAGGGCTTAAAGGTCCTATCGTTAAATTTATGAGTGAAGAGTCTTTAAACAAAATGATAGACAAACTAAAACCTGAAGTCGGTGATATCATTTTCTTCGGTGCGGGTGATAAGAAAACAGTTCTTGATTATATGGGAAGACTAAGAGTTAAAATAGCAAACGACATGGGATTAATTGACGAAAACGAATATAAATTTACGTGGATTGTTGATTTCCCTATGTTTGAAAAAGATGATAACGGCAACCCTACTCCGCTTCACCATCCGTTTACTATGCCGGATATGGATACATGGGATGAAGAGGATTTCGAAAGCATCCAGTCAATCGCATACGACCTTGTTCTTAACGGATATGAAATCGGAGGGGGAAGTATCAGGATTCATAAAGAAGAAATTCAGGAAAAAGTTTTTAAAATGCTCGGAATCGATGAAATGGAAGCAAAAGAAAAATTCGGCTTCCTGCTTGATGCACTTAAATTCGGTGCGCCTCCTCACGGAGGATTCGCTCTCGGGCTTGACAGGGTTATTATGCTCATGACTAAAACAGACAACATCAGAGACGTTATAGCATTCCCTAAAACACAAAAAGCACAGTGTCTTTTAACAGGGGCACCTGGTGAAGTTGACAAATCACAACTTAAAGAACTTCACATAAGAGTAAAAAAACCAAAAGCGGATAATGAATAA
- a CDS encoding FeoA family protein, with the protein MNKKISEVTNLTLANLKKGDVFKIVGFDKSCGNFKQRLNDLGISKGQIGQIINKSLFGPIEVDIEGRKLALGRGMTKKIYVKKFECPIL; encoded by the coding sequence ATGAATAAGAAAATAAGCGAAGTTACAAACTTAACTTTGGCAAATTTAAAAAAAGGCGATGTTTTTAAAATCGTAGGATTTGATAAATCCTGCGGCAATTTTAAACAAAGACTTAATGATCTTGGTATTTCAAAAGGACAAATCGGACAGATTATAAACAAATCCCTTTTCGGTCCGATTGAAGTTGATATTGAAGGTAGAAAACTGGCCTTAGGGCGCGGAATGACTAAAAAAATTTATGTTAAAAAGTTTGAATGTCCTATATTGTGA
- a CDS encoding adenylate kinase, with translation MKKLFLIIGAPGSGKTTDAELIAERNSDKIVHYSTGDLLRAEVASGSELGQTIKSYIDNGNLVPLEIVINTIKSAIEKAPKDIVLIDGFPRSVEQMKALDEMLKNTDDIELVSVIEVEVSEDVARERVLGRARGADDNVEVFNNRMKVFTEPLKDIQDFYSAQGKLIKINGERTIEEIVDEMEQVIKEKAGI, from the coding sequence ATGAAAAAACTGTTTTTAATAATCGGAGCACCGGGAAGCGGTAAAACTACGGATGCTGAACTTATAGCTGAAAGAAACTCTGATAAAATCGTTCACTATTCTACAGGTGACTTGCTAAGAGCTGAAGTGGCAAGCGGAAGCGAACTTGGTCAGACAATAAAAAGCTATATCGATAACGGTAACCTTGTACCGCTTGAAATCGTAATCAATACAATCAAAAGCGCAATTGAAAAAGCACCAAAAGATATAGTATTAATCGACGGTTTCCCAAGAAGCGTAGAACAGATGAAAGCACTTGATGAAATGCTTAAAAACACCGACGATATCGAGCTTGTAAGTGTAATTGAAGTTGAAGTTAGCGAAGATGTGGCAAGAGAAAGGGTTTTAGGAAGAGCAAGAGGAGCTGATGACAACGTTGAAGTATTCAACAACAGAATGAAAGTATTCACAGAACCTCTAAAAGACATCCAGGACTTTTACAGTGCACAAGGGAAACTAATCAAAATCAACGGTGAAAGAACTATTGAAGAAATCGTTGACGAAATGGAACAGGTGATTAAAGAAAAAGCCGGAATTTAA
- a CDS encoding competence/damage-inducible protein A, translating into MKIFQVIIGTEILNARREDSHFHFLRDLLIKRGYELFSSFIIKDDPKLIKDVFTLIKNTPNSMLFCYGGIGATPDDYTRQIAADVFTNGVMEYNKEFIKKIDSKFPNEDNTKKYTLAYWPKDAKPLWNNPVNGFPGFYIKNRYFFMPGFPQMAHPMSEEAIQKFLPKKEIKKRYSLIAYAKESEMLDIMRKIPENIEFSTLPKLDYTSEISFCGENSKEIFEWFKEELKKNNIKYKEIN; encoded by the coding sequence ATGAAAATCTTTCAGGTAATTATCGGTACTGAAATTCTTAATGCAAGAAGAGAAGATTCACACTTTCACTTTTTAAGAGATCTGCTTATAAAAAGAGGATATGAACTTTTCTCCTCTTTTATCATAAAAGACGATCCGAAACTCATTAAAGATGTTTTTACATTAATAAAAAACACCCCTAATTCAATGCTGTTTTGTTACGGCGGAATCGGAGCCACTCCGGATGATTATACAAGACAAATCGCAGCTGATGTTTTTACGAACGGAGTAATGGAATATAACAAAGAATTTATCAAAAAAATCGATTCAAAATTTCCAAATGAGGACAATACAAAAAAATACACGCTCGCATACTGGCCAAAAGACGCAAAGCCTTTATGGAACAATCCCGTAAACGGCTTTCCGGGCTTTTATATCAAAAACAGATATTTCTTTATGCCCGGTTTTCCGCAAATGGCACATCCGATGAGTGAAGAAGCTATACAGAAGTTTCTCCCGAAAAAAGAAATTAAAAAAAGATATTCTCTTATTGCATATGCAAAAGAGTCCGAAATGCTTGATATTATGAGAAAAATCCCTGAAAATATCGAGTTTTCAACACTGCCGAAACTTGATTATACAAGTGAAATTTCCTTCTGCGGAGAAAATTCCAAAGAAATTTTTGAATGGTTTAAAGAAGAATTAAAGAAAAATAATATAAAATATAAAGAAATAAACTAA
- a CDS encoding GGDEF domain-containing response regulator produces MKVKPNEYLKKLTCLYVEDDENIRESFLIILNKIFKEVFVAKNGKEGLELFKKHSPDIILSDIKMPIMDGLEMSKEIKALDPDAYIILLTAFTDIEFLKKAIDLGVEGYITKPVDKKKLYHKLNFLAEIIKHKKEAEENLQLLNKIFEEQNDAVILAKHNDIKLKNSTFINEFGDFKTLDDLEEYLNIDLIFDEKPSIVNIEIGDSIKTYEISYKKADENHKIITFKNISEINKKIYTDELTKAFNRKYLSSISNKLLNKNLCFIILDIDNFKQINDTKGHLIGDIVLQILSEVIRDNLRKDDYFIRWGGEEFLIIPNNVEDSETAAKIAEHLRQAIEKTNFMEVDKVTCSFGVSCNSVKTKDDIKNLFKKADKALYKAKETGKNKVEVLK; encoded by the coding sequence ATGAAAGTTAAACCTAATGAATATTTAAAAAAACTTACTTGTTTATATGTCGAAGATGATGAAAATATAAGAGAAAGCTTTTTAATAATTTTAAATAAAATATTTAAAGAGGTTTTCGTAGCAAAAAACGGGAAAGAAGGCTTAGAACTTTTTAAAAAACACTCTCCCGATATCATCCTATCAGACATTAAAATGCCAATTATGGATGGTCTTGAGATGTCAAAGGAAATTAAAGCATTAGATCCTGATGCTTACATAATATTACTAACCGCATTTACCGATATCGAGTTTTTAAAAAAAGCTATCGATTTAGGAGTAGAGGGATATATTACAAAACCTGTAGATAAAAAAAAGCTTTATCATAAACTTAACTTTTTAGCCGAAATAATTAAACACAAAAAAGAAGCTGAAGAAAATTTACAATTGTTAAACAAAATATTTGAAGAACAAAACGATGCGGTAATTTTGGCTAAGCATAACGACATAAAACTTAAAAATTCTACATTTATTAATGAATTCGGAGATTTTAAAACATTAGACGATTTGGAAGAATATTTAAATATAGATTTGATTTTCGATGAAAAACCAAGTATAGTAAACATTGAAATCGGAGATTCGATAAAAACATATGAAATATCATATAAAAAAGCTGATGAAAATCATAAAATCATTACATTCAAAAATATATCTGAAATAAATAAAAAAATATACACCGATGAACTTACAAAAGCTTTTAATAGAAAATATCTAAGTAGTATTTCAAATAAACTTTTAAATAAAAATCTTTGTTTTATTATATTAGACATTGATAACTTTAAACAGATAAACGATACTAAAGGACATTTGATTGGTGATATTGTACTGCAGATTTTATCTGAAGTTATAAGAGATAATTTACGTAAGGATGATTACTTTATCAGATGGGGAGGAGAAGAATTTTTGATAATTCCTAATAATGTGGAAGATTCTGAAACAGCCGCTAAAATTGCCGAACATTTAAGACAAGCCATTGAAAAAACAAACTTTATGGAAGTTGATAAAGTAACATGCAGTTTCGGGGTTTCGTGTAATAGTGTAAAAACAAAAGATGATATAAAAAATCTGTTTAAAAAAGCTGATAAAGCGTTGTACAAAGCAAAAGAAACAGGAAAAAACAAAGTAGAGGTATTAAAATGA
- a CDS encoding CoB--CoM heterodisulfide reductase iron-sulfur subunit B family protein, with protein sequence MKYALYTGCTAKESTPELLKSTLAVAKELGIEIEILNEASCCGASHLQDFDEFLSLVLNARNICLAEKRGLKLVTLCNTCQLMLENTKQKLDSDEELKAKVNEKLKEVGYTYTGSSKVQHFLYAILEDVGLEEISKHVKKPLNSKVAPFYGCHIIRPSKTHDGANLNENPYKPNAIESLIKVLMGEAVEYESKIKCCGFHVDLQNTPVSEKLTANALIDASEHGAEMMVTPCPLCHLNLDVKQKAAAKHVNKEFNMPVLHLPQMIGLAFGIDAKDLGLNHHVTPVEV encoded by the coding sequence ATGAAATACGCACTTTATACCGGATGTACGGCAAAAGAATCTACGCCGGAACTTTTAAAATCAACACTTGCCGTGGCAAAAGAGCTTGGAATTGAAATAGAGATACTTAATGAAGCGAGCTGCTGCGGGGCCAGCCATCTACAGGATTTTGACGAGTTTTTATCACTTGTGCTGAATGCCAGAAACATCTGCCTTGCCGAAAAAAGAGGACTTAAACTCGTAACGCTTTGCAATACGTGCCAGCTTATGCTTGAAAACACCAAGCAAAAACTTGACAGCGATGAAGAACTCAAAGCAAAAGTAAACGAAAAACTAAAAGAAGTGGGCTATACATATACGGGAAGTTCAAAAGTCCAGCACTTTTTATATGCCATTCTTGAAGATGTTGGGCTTGAAGAGATTTCAAAACATGTAAAAAAACCTCTTAACAGTAAAGTAGCGCCTTTTTACGGGTGCCATATTATCAGACCTTCAAAAACACACGACGGCGCGAATCTGAATGAAAACCCTTATAAACCGAACGCCATTGAGAGCTTGATTAAAGTGCTTATGGGTGAAGCGGTTGAATATGAGAGCAAAATAAAATGCTGCGGTTTTCATGTTGATTTACAAAATACGCCTGTAAGTGAAAAACTCACAGCCAACGCATTAATCGATGCGAGTGAACACGGAGCTGAGATGATGGTTACGCCTTGTCCGCTGTGTCATTTAAACCTTGACGTTAAACAAAAAGCTGCTGCAAAACATGTAAATAAAGAATTTAATATGCCGGTACTTCATCTGCCTCAGATGATAGGACTTGCTTTTGGAATTGACGCAAAAGATCTTGGACTAAACCATCACGTAACACCCGTTGAGGTTTAA